Proteins co-encoded in one Streptomyces sp. ALI-76-A genomic window:
- a CDS encoding RNase adapter RapZ: MEPIRLISFGYLHLPTGPDSQPVPPAADRIEDVRDRLRDPAAARDILDLDGFHPRVQAVVLNTPGARELIANLADYADLPAGPRRIAIGCAGGRHRASGLTELLARALRDRGRQVDVEHLHVHLPRVLKTPGNGTAHPAPRPGA, from the coding sequence GTGGAACCCATCCGTCTGATCTCGTTCGGCTACCTGCACCTGCCCACCGGCCCGGACAGCCAGCCCGTCCCGCCCGCCGCCGACCGGATCGAAGACGTCCGTGACCGGCTCCGCGACCCGGCCGCCGCCCGCGACATCCTCGACCTCGACGGCTTCCACCCCCGCGTCCAGGCCGTCGTCCTGAACACCCCCGGCGCCCGCGAACTCATCGCCAACCTCGCCGACTACGCCGACCTGCCCGCCGGTCCTCGCCGCATCGCGATCGGCTGTGCAGGAGGCCGGCACCGTGCAAGTGGTCTCACTGAACTGCTTGCCCGAGCACTTCGGGACCGCGGCCGCCAGGTCGACGTCGAACACCTCCACGTCCATCTGCCGCGCGTACTCAAGACGCCCGGCAACGGCACCGCCCACCCCGCACCACGTCCCGGCGCCTGA
- a CDS encoding NUDIX hydrolase, giving the protein MTETETPETIRYTADVVALTPGGDVLLIERDWPPYEGAWALPGGHVDIGETSRVAAARELVEETGVHVAAADLRQIGVFDQPSRDPRGRYVTVAYVAVVSADTTITAGDDAHTARWWPLDDLPERLAFDHADILSAALTHTH; this is encoded by the coding sequence ATGACCGAGACCGAAACGCCCGAGACCATCCGCTACACCGCCGACGTGGTGGCCCTGACGCCCGGCGGCGACGTTCTGCTGATCGAGCGCGACTGGCCGCCGTACGAGGGCGCCTGGGCATTGCCGGGTGGTCACGTCGACATCGGGGAGACGAGCCGTGTGGCGGCAGCCCGGGAGCTGGTTGAGGAGACCGGCGTCCACGTGGCCGCCGCTGACCTGCGTCAGATCGGCGTCTTCGACCAGCCCAGCCGCGACCCGCGTGGCCGGTACGTCACCGTCGCGTACGTGGCGGTCGTTTCCGCCGACACCACGATCACCGCTGGGGACGACGCCCACACCGCCCGCTGGTGGCCTCTCGATGACCTCCCCGAACGCCTGGCGTTCGACCACGCCGACATCCTCAGCGCGGCCCTCACCCACACCCACTGA
- a CDS encoding GGDEF domain-containing protein, with amino-acid sequence MPATAVLRQPSRTLVIAVAAVPLALAALADDVRVRRQLEAARRDPLTGLPGRDALTDRTARLARTHREQLHVLVADADGLKTLNDTRGHAAGDALIAAIGRRLGTWAAARGGLAARLGGDEFGAALLLEPTATAREMAALRELLAQPVTCGTTVLHPAVSIGIARAADLPETADAARLLRGADMAMYKIKTGAQTFPYLATLEDACADTVNGRRPGRRGTYLPVA; translated from the coding sequence ATGCCCGCAACTGCAGTCTTACGGCAGCCGTCGCGCACACTCGTCATCGCCGTGGCCGCCGTGCCGCTCGCCCTGGCCGCCCTCGCCGACGACGTCCGTGTGCGACGCCAGCTGGAGGCGGCCCGCCGGGACCCGCTGACCGGCCTGCCCGGCCGCGACGCCCTCACGGACCGCACCGCCCGGCTGGCCCGTACCCACCGCGAGCAGCTGCACGTCCTGGTCGCCGACGCCGACGGCCTGAAGACCCTCAACGACACGCGCGGACACGCCGCCGGTGACGCCCTGATCGCCGCCATCGGGCGGCGCCTGGGAACGTGGGCCGCCGCCCGGGGCGGGCTCGCCGCACGCCTGGGAGGCGACGAATTCGGCGCCGCACTGCTGCTCGAACCCACTGCCACGGCCCGCGAGATGGCTGCGTTGCGCGAGCTGCTGGCGCAGCCCGTCACCTGCGGCACCACGGTGCTGCATCCTGCCGTGTCCATCGGGATAGCCCGCGCAGCCGACCTGCCCGAAACAGCCGACGCCGCCCGTCTCCTGCGCGGCGCGGACATGGCCATGTACAAGATCAAGACCGGTGCGCAGACGTTCCCGTATCTGGCGACCCTCGAGGACGCCTGTGCCGACACGGTCAACGGCCGCCGTCCGGGTCGGCGCGGTACGTACCTGCCTGTCGCATGA
- a CDS encoding Pycsar system effector family protein gives MRTSVTGSVADKNLDDACAAVASEIARTDSKSSLLLAFTGAVLVGLASVADTDLPPATKALGAAAVLALGAAAVLLLLVVRPNVSGADQASFPYWARLDEEQIRACMDGDTRPARIRVLSAIAVTKFTRLRHAVHLSLAALALLLVAALAALA, from the coding sequence ATGCGCACATCCGTTACCGGCTCCGTCGCGGACAAGAATCTGGACGACGCCTGTGCTGCGGTCGCCAGCGAGATCGCCCGCACGGACAGCAAGTCGTCGTTACTGCTCGCCTTCACCGGCGCGGTACTCGTCGGACTGGCGTCCGTCGCCGACACCGACCTGCCACCCGCGACCAAGGCCCTCGGTGCCGCGGCCGTCCTCGCCCTGGGGGCCGCCGCCGTGCTGCTCCTCCTGGTCGTCCGGCCCAACGTGAGCGGCGCCGACCAGGCGTCCTTCCCGTACTGGGCACGGCTCGACGAAGAGCAGATCCGCGCGTGCATGGACGGCGACACCCGCCCGGCCCGCATCCGCGTCCTGTCCGCCATCGCCGTCACCAAGTTCACGCGCCTGCGCCACGCGGTGCACCTCAGCCTCGCCGCCCTGGCCCTGCTCCTTGTGGCCGCCCTCGCCGCCCTGGCCTGA
- a CDS encoding RRQRL motif-containing zinc-binding protein, translating into MREMGLRPGGQEPAARIECRGGRRFAWLYRIDLAKPKLPMTLAKEAALDKAMAARQTCPQCRRRYHHVIPLRTLGSCLECHDGTPADPATYIAPPATHQLAA; encoded by the coding sequence CTGCGGGAGATGGGACTGCGCCCCGGCGGCCAGGAGCCCGCCGCGCGGATCGAGTGCCGCGGCGGCCGGCGCTTCGCGTGGCTGTACCGGATAGACCTGGCAAAGCCGAAGCTCCCGATGACGCTCGCGAAGGAGGCCGCGCTCGACAAAGCGATGGCCGCCCGCCAGACCTGCCCCCAGTGCCGGCGCCGCTACCACCACGTAATCCCGCTGCGCACCCTCGGCAGCTGCTTGGAGTGTCACGACGGCACGCCGGCGGATCCCGCCACCTACATCGCTCCCCCGGCCACGCATCAGCTGGCCGCCTGA